The following proteins come from a genomic window of Peromyscus eremicus chromosome 23, PerEre_H2_v1, whole genome shotgun sequence:
- the Elavl1 gene encoding ELAV-like protein 1, with product MSNGYEDHMAEDCRDDIGRTNLIVNYLPQNMTQEELRSLFSSIGEVESAKLIRDKVAGHSLGYGFVNYVTAKDAERAISTLNGLRLQSKTIKVSYARPSSEVIKDANLYISGLPRTMTQKDVEDMFSRFGRIINSRVLVDQTTGLSRGVAFIRFDKRSEAEEAITSFNGHKPPGSSEPITVKFAANPNQNKNMALLSQLYHSPARRFGGPVHHQAQRFRFSPMGVDHMSGISGVNVPGNASSGWCIFIYNLGQDADEGILWQMFGPFGAVTNVKVIRDFNTNKCKGFGFVTMTNYEEAAMAIASLNGYRLGDKILQVSFKTNKSHK from the exons ATGTCTAATGGTTATGAAGACCACATGGCCGAAGACTGCAGGGATGATATTGGGAGAACGAATTTAATTGTCAACTACCTCCCTCAGAACATGACCCAGGAGGAACTACGGAGTCTATTCAGCAGCATTGGCGAGGTTGAATCTGCAAAACTTATTCGGGATAAAGTAGCAG GACATAGCTTGGGGTACGGCTTTGTGAACTATGTGACTGCAAAGGATGCAGAGAGAGCAATCAGCACGCTGAACGGCTTGAGACTCCAGTCGAAAACCATTAAG gtgtcATACGCTCGCCCAAGCTCAGAGGTCATCAAAGATGCCAACTTGTACATCAGCGGGCTCCCGAGGACCATGACTCAGAAGGATGTGGAGGACATGTTTTCTCGGTTTGGGAGAATCATCAACTCCAGGGTCCTTGTGGATCAGACCACAG GTTTGTCCAGAGGGGTTGCGTTTATCCGGTTTGACAAACGGTCGGAAGCAGAAGAGGCAATTACCAGTTTCAATGGTCATAAACCCCCAGGTTCCTCCGAGCCCATCACAGTGAAGTTTGCAGCCAATCCCAACCAGAACAAAAACATGGCTCTCCTCTCGCAGCTGTACCACTCGCCTGCTAGGCGGTTTGGAGGCCCTGTGCACCACCAGGCGCAGAGATTCAG GTTCTCCCCTATGGGTGTAGATCACATGAGTGGGATTTCTGGTGTCAATGTCCCCGGCAATGCTTCCTCGGGCTGGTGCATCTTCATCTACAACCTTGGGCAAGACGCTGATGAGGGGATCCTCTGGCAGATGTTTGGCCCCTTTGGTGCAGTTACCAATGTGAAAGTGATTCGTGATTTCAACACCAACAAGTGCAAAGGGTTTGGTTTTGTGACCATGACAAACTATGAAGAAGCTGCAATGGCCATAGCAAGTCTGAACGGCTACCGCCTGGGGGACAAAATTTTACAGGTTTCCTTCAAAACCAACAAGTCCCACAAATAA